A DNA window from Gemmatimonadota bacterium contains the following coding sequences:
- the tuf gene encoding elongation factor Tu (EF-Tu; promotes GTP-dependent binding of aminoacyl-tRNA to the A-site of ribosomes during protein biosynthesis; when the tRNA anticodon matches the mRNA codon, GTP hydrolysis results; the inactive EF-Tu-GDP leaves the ribosome and release of GDP is promoted by elongation factor Ts; many prokaryotes have two copies of the gene encoding EF-Tu) — translation MAKAKFERTKPHVNVGTIGHVDHGKTTTTAALTKVSAEQGLATYIPYDQV, via the coding sequence ATGGCAAAAGCGAAATTCGAGCGGACGAAGCCGCACGTGAACGTGGGTACGATCGGGCACGTCGACCACGGGAAGACGACGACGACGGCGGCGTTGACGAAGGTGTCGGCGGAGCAGGGCCTGGCGACGTATATCCCGTACGACCAGGT